One part of the Vicia villosa cultivar HV-30 ecotype Madison, WI linkage group LG6, Vvil1.0, whole genome shotgun sequence genome encodes these proteins:
- the LOC131612782 gene encoding uncharacterized protein LOC131612782: MSLVTEEIKSKSEVYHGDEMCQLKSKELLAEISLPNGLLPLKDIIEVGYNRETGFVWLKQKKSITHKFEKIGKLVSYATEVTAHVEKGKIKKLSGVKTKELFIWITLSDIYVDDPPTGKITFQTPAGLSRTFPVSAFEVDEKSSGVKEIKKVNETVGTVGGVKEV, from the coding sequence ATGTCGTTGGTAACCGAAGAAATCAAATCGAAATCAGAGGTATATCATGGAGATGAAATGTGTCAACTAAAATCCAAAGAGCTTCTTGCTGAAATAAGTCTCCCCAACGGTTTGTTACCATTGAAAGACATCATCGAAGTTGGTTACAACAGAGAAACAGGTTTTGTTTGGTTGAAACAGAAGAAAAGCATAACACACAAGTTTGAAAAGATTGGAAAACTTGTTTCTTATGCTACTGAGGTTACAGCTCATGTTGAGAAAGGTAAGATTAAGAAACTGAGTGGTGTGAAAACCAAAGAGCTTTTCATTTGGATTACGCTTAGTGATATTTATGTTGATGATCCACCTACTGGGAAAATCACTTTTCAAACTCCTGCTGGACTTTCTAGGACTTTTCCAGTTTCAGCTTTTGAAGTTGATGAGAAATCAAGTGGTGTGAAAGAGATTAAGAAAGTCAATGAAACTGTTGGAACTGTTGGTGGTGTTAAAGAGGTCTAG